In Pseudobacter ginsenosidimutans, the following are encoded in one genomic region:
- a CDS encoding FecR family protein, producing MQSTDLNILIEQYLTQEQSPETQEQLLLAILSPQYRGKLELLMQQQYDQDAFTDAEDINLREKIFEAIWTTQQSVVSPSPGNLSVDVSSPVRRIHFPRTGFFRYAAAIILAIGLAVLAYLLTTHKEPEQTLAGSDHHIQTDIAPGGNRAILTLADGSKIILDSAADGKLASQGECR from the coding sequence ATGCAATCAACCGATCTAAACATATTAATTGAGCAGTACCTTACTCAGGAGCAAAGCCCGGAAACACAGGAGCAATTGCTGCTGGCGATTCTTTCCCCGCAGTATCGTGGAAAACTTGAGCTGCTGATGCAGCAACAGTATGATCAGGATGCGTTCACTGATGCAGAGGATATCAATTTAAGGGAAAAAATTTTTGAGGCCATTTGGACAACGCAGCAGTCTGTTGTTTCTCCGTCTCCTGGTAACCTCTCAGTTGATGTTTCTTCTCCTGTTCGCCGTATTCATTTCCCGCGTACCGGCTTTTTCCGATATGCAGCCGCTATTATACTGGCAATTGGTCTGGCGGTACTTGCTTATCTTTTGACTACTCACAAAGAGCCTGAACAAACGCTTGCAGGCAGCGACCACCATATACAAACGGATATAGCTCCTGGTGGCAACCGGGCAATTCTTACACTAGCTGACGGCAGTAAAATAATTCTCGACAGCGCTGCTGATGGAAAGCTCGCCAGTCAGGGGGAGTGCAGGTAA
- a CDS encoding histidine phosphatase family protein, with protein sequence MLKIFLLRHGETTYNADNNRYCGRTDIPLTEKGVKQAEEVKRQLEGIEFTAVYSSPLQRAYTTAKIASGKDPIKDERLIEADFGTWEAKTKEEFIAENESLWLDWMHNPAIYRAGGTGETGAEIVARVDDFFQSLQQTYSEGNIMVVAHNGINRLFMAHKLGMPLKNYRQLVQQNSSITCFTLDKNGTLTLELLNSKLR encoded by the coding sequence ATGCTGAAGATCTTCTTACTCAGACACGGTGAAACAACCTACAATGCAGATAATAACCGCTATTGCGGAAGAACAGATATCCCGCTCACGGAAAAGGGAGTAAAGCAGGCGGAAGAAGTGAAAAGGCAACTGGAAGGGATCGAATTTACCGCAGTATATTCTTCGCCTCTCCAACGCGCATATACAACCGCAAAGATAGCTTCCGGCAAAGATCCTATAAAAGATGAACGACTGATCGAAGCAGACTTCGGTACCTGGGAAGCAAAAACAAAAGAAGAGTTCATTGCGGAGAATGAATCGTTGTGGCTGGACTGGATGCACAATCCGGCAATCTATCGCGCAGGCGGAACGGGAGAAACAGGAGCTGAGATCGTAGCCAGGGTAGATGATTTCTTTCAATCACTACAACAAACCTATTCAGAAGGGAATATCATGGTAGTGGCGCATAATGGCATCAACCGATTATTCATGGCGCATAAATTAGGTATGCCTTTAAAGAACTACCGGCAGTTGGTGCAGCAAAACTCATCTATCACCTGCTTCACACTTGATAAGAACGGAACGCTTACGCTGGAATTACTCAATTCAAAACTTCGGTAA
- a CDS encoding glycerophosphodiester phosphodiesterase family protein has translation MKTFLLGIVASMAALLMASTGSAQLKTIKVKTPADLHGFFHYSGKEKKIISGHRGSYLTGYPENAIETFEYVLKHTPAFFEIDPRLTKDSVIVLLHDATLDRTTTGKGKLADYTWEEVKQLRLKDKDGNVTPYRIPTLQEAIDWARGKTILNLDKKDVPMQMTADIIRKNNAGSFVMVTVHNAKQAKFYFDDDNQRMMSAFVKTEDALKEYEAVGLPWKNMIAYIGSENKPANKTMFDLLHARGVMCMISAAPVYDKLETKEERAAAFRDIFKQGADILESDLPVEVAEAVKSKR, from the coding sequence ATGAAAACATTCTTGTTGGGAATTGTTGCTTCAATGGCCGCACTGTTAATGGCTTCAACCGGTTCTGCCCAGTTGAAAACGATAAAAGTGAAAACGCCTGCTGACCTCCATGGATTTTTCCATTATTCGGGAAAAGAAAAAAAGATCATCAGCGGGCACAGAGGAAGTTACCTGACCGGTTATCCTGAAAATGCGATCGAGACTTTCGAGTACGTGTTGAAGCATACCCCGGCCTTTTTTGAAATAGACCCGCGCCTGACCAAAGACAGTGTGATCGTGTTGTTGCATGATGCCACTTTAGACAGGACCACCACCGGAAAAGGAAAACTTGCAGATTACACCTGGGAAGAAGTAAAACAATTACGGTTAAAAGATAAAGATGGAAATGTAACACCATACCGTATCCCAACACTGCAGGAGGCAATCGACTGGGCCCGTGGAAAAACCATTCTCAATCTGGATAAGAAAGATGTACCAATGCAAATGACAGCGGATATCATTCGGAAAAATAATGCAGGCAGCTTTGTGATGGTGACCGTACACAATGCCAAACAGGCGAAATTTTATTTTGATGATGATAACCAGCGGATGATGTCTGCTTTTGTAAAAACAGAAGACGCTCTAAAAGAATATGAAGCTGTTGGCCTGCCCTGGAAGAATATGATCGCATACATAGGTTCAGAGAATAAACCAGCCAATAAGACCATGTTTGATCTGCTGCATGCACGCGGTGTGATGTGCATGATCTCAGCAGCGCCGGTATATGATAAGTTGGAAACTAAGGAAGAACGTGCCGCGGCATTTCGGGATATTTTCAAACAAGGTGCAGATATTCTGGAATCTGATCTGCCGGTTGAAGTAGCGGAGGCTGTAAAAAGTAAACGTTGA
- a CDS encoding FecR family protein: MQVIKLTNGQIAYDQRGLAAKEAMWNTINTPRGGQYRVTLPDGTKVWLNAASSLTFPAAFTGNKREVKIDGEVYFEVSPNKEKPFMVNVNGGSSVEVLGTSFNVNAYRDEENINTTLLDGAVAVSLPGAMKQQNNANIQTRVVLKPGQQARMASTITQKSSSGIMIIDADTDKVVAWKNGAFNFKDASLEEVMRQLARWYDLEIVYPQGVPDIKFGGKMSRSVTLASVLRALKDAKINIQLSGERKLLVLP, from the coding sequence GTGCAGGTAATTAAACTGACCAATGGTCAGATTGCTTATGACCAGCGAGGTCTCGCCGCAAAAGAAGCGATGTGGAATACGATCAATACGCCAAGAGGAGGACAATACCGCGTAACGCTTCCCGATGGTACAAAGGTTTGGTTGAATGCAGCCTCGTCCCTTACATTTCCTGCAGCCTTTACCGGCAACAAGCGGGAAGTAAAGATCGATGGAGAAGTCTATTTCGAAGTGTCTCCCAACAAAGAGAAGCCTTTCATGGTAAATGTGAATGGAGGATCATCTGTTGAAGTGCTGGGAACAAGTTTCAACGTGAACGCCTATCGGGATGAAGAGAACATCAATACAACTTTACTGGATGGCGCGGTAGCCGTTTCATTGCCTGGCGCAATGAAACAACAGAATAACGCAAACATACAAACCCGCGTTGTATTGAAACCCGGTCAACAGGCGCGGATGGCTTCTACAATTACACAAAAATCTTCTTCCGGAATAATGATCATTGATGCAGATACAGACAAGGTTGTTGCCTGGAAGAACGGAGCCTTCAATTTTAAAGATGCCAGTCTGGAAGAAGTTATGCGTCAACTGGCACGATGGTACGATTTGGAAATTGTATATCCACAAGGTGTTCCTGATATAAAGTTCGGCGGCAAAATGAGCCGGAGCGTAACGCTCGCCAGTGTACTCCGGGCATTGAAAGATGCGAAGATCAATATTCAACTCTCAGGAGAAAGAAAACTTTTAGTATTGCCCTGA
- a CDS encoding RNA polymerase sigma-70 factor, with the protein MSVNYSNIEQELLNRIAEGDEAAFKELYDRSWNRLYAFAISWLKSGILAEDVVQDIFLKLWIRRAELSAIKNADNYLFILCRNAVLNLMEKNAVRQKSGNEIASALESPLLPDAVLQLKELKTTINQLVEKLPTQQRLVYKMSREEGLTHDEIAQRLGILKETVKNHMVRALNTLRKNADPGNTLALLFFWMLELTLKK; encoded by the coding sequence TTGTCGGTAAATTATTCAAATATAGAACAGGAACTGCTTAATCGAATCGCAGAGGGAGATGAGGCAGCTTTCAAGGAGCTTTATGACAGAAGCTGGAACCGTTTATATGCATTTGCTATTTCCTGGCTTAAATCCGGAATATTGGCGGAAGATGTTGTGCAGGACATTTTCCTGAAGCTATGGATCAGGCGGGCTGAATTGAGCGCCATTAAGAATGCCGACAATTATCTCTTTATTCTCTGCCGGAATGCCGTCCTCAACTTGATGGAAAAAAATGCCGTTCGCCAAAAGAGTGGCAATGAAATTGCTTCTGCGCTTGAATCTCCTTTGTTACCGGATGCTGTATTGCAATTGAAGGAATTGAAAACAACCATCAATCAGCTGGTAGAGAAATTGCCCACCCAACAGCGGCTGGTATATAAAATGAGCCGGGAAGAGGGCCTTACCCATGATGAAATAGCCCAGCGCCTGGGAATCTTAAAGGAAACGGTTAAAAATCACATGGTGCGGGCCTTGAATACCCTCCGGAAAAATGCTGACCCGGGTAACACGCTGGCGCTGCTGTTTTTTTGGATGCTGGAATTGACCTTAAAAAAATAA